The sequence AGGTCGAGACCGGCTGCTCGGCGGTGGCGATCACGCCGTTGCGCACGATCTTGCCGTAGCGCTCGCGGTCCTCGGGCTCGAGCTGCAGCATCGGTTGCGGCATCGGCGCGTAGGCGCGCTCGGCCAGCGGCGCGGCCAGCTTGGCCATGCGCGCGTCGCCGCGCGCGAGGCCGGCCGCTTCGGGCTTGGCGGCCGGCGCGGCGGGGACTTCGGCCGGCGGCTGCGCGGTGTCGGCGACCGCTTCCATTTCCTTCTGCAGGACTGGCGAGGGCGGCGGGCCGGCTTCTTCCTGGCGGGTCGAGCAGGCGGCCAGCGCACAGGCGACGAGCACGGCGGTGAGGCGGGCGGGGGTGTTCATGGCGGGCTCCGTTGAGGGGATGGGCACTTGAACGGACGAGGGCGGCCGATCGGGTTAACGCCGCTGGAATTTTTTCGTGCGGCGTTGCCGGGCCGGCGATCCGCCCTCAGAAATAGCGCAGGCCGAGTGCGCCGCGCACCGCGTCCAGCGTCTTCGCCGCCGTTTCGCGTGCCTGCGCGCTGCCGGCCGCCAACAGCCGCATCACCTCGGCCGGGTCGGCCGCATGCTCGGCCCGCCGCGCCCGGATCGGCGCCAGCGTCTCCTGCAGGATCGCCTCCAGCCGGCGCTTGAGCACCATGTCGCCGAGGCCGCCGCGGCGGTAATGGTCCTTCAGTTCGGCCACCGCGGCCGTGTCGGGGTCGAAGGCGTCGAGGTAGGCGAACACCACGTTGCCCTCGACCCGGCCCGGATCGGCCACCCGCAGATGGCCCGGGTCGGTGTACATGCGCTGCACCGCGGCGCGGATCTCGTCGGCATCGGCGCCGAGGTTCAGCGCATTGCCCTGCGACTTGCTCATCTTGCCGCTGCCGTCGATGCCGGGCAGCCGGCCGTGCTCCGACACCAGCGCCGCGCTGCCGGTGGCGGCGTTGAAACGGCGCACCAGCTCGTTGGTCTGCTCGATCATCGGCTGCTGGTCGGCGCCGACCGGCACCAGCGTGGCGCGGAAGGCCGCGATATCGGCCGCCTGGCTGACCGGATAGGCCAGGAAGCCGGCCGGCAGGTCGCGCTCGAAGCCGCGCAGGCGGATCTCCTCCTTCACCGTCGGATTGCGCTCGAGCCGCGCTACGCTGACCAGGTTCAAGAGGTAGAAGGCCAGCTCGGCCAGCTCCGGCACCTGCGACTGGATGAACAGCGTGGAGCGCGCCGGATCGAGGCCTACCGCCAGGTAGTCGAGCGCCACTTCGAGCACGCTGCGATGGACGCGGGCGAGCTGGCCCATGTTGTCGGTCAGCGCCTGGGTGTCGGCGATCATCACGAACTGGCGGTATTGCGCCTGCAGCAGCAGGCGATTGCGCAGCGAGCCGACGTAGTGGCCGAGATGCAGCGGGCCGGTGGGACGGTCGCCGGTGAGGACGATGTGGGTCATGCGAAGCTCCTGGGAGGGCGGCATGCCGCTCCCGGGAGCTTCGAAAAGAAATCAGGCCGCCGGGAAGGGCAGCCTGATGGGTGTGCGATGGATGTGAACACGCGGCCGCCGGGTCAGAGGCGGCGCCACCATGCGGACGTGTGACGGGTGCGGTTCATGCCCGAAGGTAAGCGTTTCCGCCGCGCTCTGGCAAGTTTCCGGCCACCTGCTTCGCGGCGCCGGACGGTGCGCCGGGCAGCAGCAGCTGGTCGACCACCGCGCAGTGCAACGCGTAGCTGGGGGCATCCCACTGCACCGCCTGGCCGCTCGCCTCGCGCAGCGCGGCCAGCCGGGCGGGCTGGCCGGCCGCTTCGGCCGGCGTCCAGCGGTCGGCCCGCTGGCGGGCCTCGCCGTCCTGCTGCTGCAGCCATTCGCGCCAGAACAGCAGCACCAGCCACGGCGCGGCGTCGGCCAGCGCGTAGCCATCGCGCAGCACCAGGTTCTTCAGCAGGCGCCAGGTCTGCATCAGCCGCCACAACAGGCGTGGATTGCTGAAATCGCAAGCCAGCGCCAGCGCGGCGAAGCAGGTGCGCTCGGCGCGCAGTGTGCCGGTCAGCGGCTTGGGTGGTGCCGCGGGTTCGGTCGGGGCTGGCGTCTCCGCGCCGCCGGGCGATTGCATTTCGTCTTGTTCGGGGCCGGTTTCGACGGCGGAGGACGCCGTGACAACGTCTGGCGTCGTGGTTTCGGCCGGCCGCGTGTCGTCGGTGGTCGGAGACGGCGCGGCCGGCGGCTCGGGATCGGCCAGGTCGCTGAACAGGCTGGCGTCGACGAAGGCATGCACATGGCCGCTACTGATCGCCGGCAGCGTGACCGACAGCTGGAACACCTTGGCCAGGTAGTCGCGCGCCGCTTGCGCCGGCTCGCGGCCGGCGTGGCCGTATTCGGCGAAATAGCGGCTGACGGCGGCGAAGGCCATGCGCTCGTCGATCGCGACCAGTACCACGACGCGCGGGATGTGGGCGACCAGCCGCACGGTGTCGAACACCTCCTTCACCGTGTTCGGGTTGCAGCGGTCGAGGTCGTCGACCACCAGCAGCAGGTATTCGCCTTGGGCCGGTTTGTCGGGTTTGTCGCCGCCGGCCAGCGCCAATGCGCACAACTGTTCCAGATTCTGCCGGATCTCATGGTGCAGGCCGAGGTGGACCGAGAAATCGCGCAGCCGCAGTTTGCCTAGCTGGTCGGCCAGGTTGAGCTGCTTGAACCAGTCGGTCAGGTTGTCGGCGATGAATTTGCGGGCGGCGAGCAAGGTGGTGACGCCGGCAGTGGTCAGAGAGGCGAGCGAGGTCCACCAGCCGTTGGCCTGACCAAAGCTGTAGACCGCTCCCCGACCAGCAGGGTTGGGCACAGCATGAGCGCCAGGCTCGGCAGCAGCTCGCTCAGCAGCCACCGCTGCCGCATCCTCCGTGCCTGTTCTGCCTCGGCCTGTTGGTCCGCAGCATCCGGTCGATCGGTATTCTTTGTGGTTGGCCGGCGACCATGGCGGCGGATTGCGAGCTTTATGGCAAGCGTCAGCTCCTGCCTGTAGCTGAGTGGTCGCACCAATTCGTCGACCACCGCCTGCGCCAGCGCCGCGGCCAGTTTGTCGGCCTTCTCGTGGCTCCAGGCATTGAATTCGGCGAAGCGTATCTTCGGACCATTCATCGCCCTGCAGGCATCCTGCAACTGGGCGATCTGCGAGGACTTGCCGCTGCCCCATGGGCCGAACAGGCCGATCGACAGCGGCTCGACGGTCTCGCGGTGCTTGAGCAGGGCGGCCAGCGCAGCGGTCAATCGCTCGCGGCCGAGGCGGTCCTGGCGGGCCAGCGATTCGACACGGGTGGGGGTGAGGGCGTTTGAGGCAAGTAAAGAGGGCGAAGCTGGGGGCTGCTATCGACTGGTGGAATATCGATCGCGGTATCACTGTCTTGCTCTTGCTCTTGCTCTTGCTCTTGCTCTTGCTCTTGCTCTTGCTCTTGCTCTGCGTTTGCGAACTGTACTCGCCAACGCCGGGCGGCTCCTCGAAAGAGAGGAGGATCGCCGGATAACAATGCATCATGAACAGTAAACAGGTCGTACTGCGTGGAGTGCAGGAATTGCGCAATCGTACGCTCAGCTTCGACGACGCTATGAGGCGTATTGCGTTGCCATAACGGAGGGGTTGGGCACACACCATCCCATTCCGGACCGAACGGGGTGACGATATAGCGATCGGCTTCTACGGCTAGTTCGAACTCTCTGAGTGCGTCGATCGTTCTGGCAATGTTTCGCGCTTCGGCGATTGCTGCTTCATAAACAATGGCGGCGTCCTGTTTACTGTCGTGTGTCATTGCCCAGTGGATTAGTCGGCCTACCTCAATGGGCAGGCGAATCCGCTGCTGTGGGGCTTGCTTTTTGCTCGGCGCAGAGGAAGCGCTGTTCTCGATTGCGGCCTGTGAGAGACGCTTCCTGATTTGGTCGACTGTAGGCGGGTCGATCTCACTTTCGGCCACTGAGATCATGGCCAATGTGCCGAGTAGGGTTTCGTAACAAGGACCGAATCGGTTGCGTTTGAGTGATGCTGCTGAACGTGGACGTAGATCGGAATCAAGCGTGAGTAGAGGGGCGACTCGCAAATGGCAGCGTAGGGCTAGCCAGATTTGAATACGTGTTGGTAGTGCTCCTGTCTGGGGTGACGACATTCCAATTTCCCTCCAGCTGGATTCAGCCGATTTCCTATCGTTCTATGGCTGTCCAAGCTTAGCTCAATGGCTTTATCGAGCAGCACGCCATATCTAATGCTTCTCCTCAATGTAGGCAGCCGGCGCCGGCGCCAAATACCCCACCACCACCAGCAACACCCCCACCCCGATGAACGCCACCACCCGCGCCAGCCCGCCCGCGCTGGCCAGGTCGACCGCGAACAGCTTGAGCACCGTCGCGCCGATCAGTGCCGCGCCGGCCAGCCAGGCGTCGCGCCGGCCGTAGCGGTTGGCGGCCAGCATGGTCGCCAGCGCGGTGCCGCCCCACAGGATCGCCAGCGCGGCCTGGTAGCCGCTGTCGGGCCATAACGCGGCGCGGTTGAAGGCCAGGCCGCCCCAGTGATGGAAGGCGTGGGCCAGCGTGGCGTTGAGCCAGCCGAACACCGCCAGCGCCCCGGCGCCGGCGAAGGCCTGGCGCTGGGCGGCTAGCCGCAGCGCCGGGTAGCGGCTGCACAGCCATGCGGCCAGTGCCGCGGCGGTCAGCCACCAGCCGAGGTCGAGCGGGTTGAGCAGCGGCAGCCACGGCAGCGGCGCGGCGGCGCCGGTGCTGGCCCAGGGGGCGGCCAGCAGCAGGGCATAGGCCAGAATCGCGGCCGGCGCCGGGATCTCGAAGCCATACCAGGCGCGGTAGCGCCGCAGCGGCCAGATCGCCGGCAGGCGGGCGGCCAGCGCGAGCAGGCCGGCGAACGGCAGCAGCGCGCCGAGCCAGTGCCAGGCCGAGTCGACGCCGATCCGGCCGACCGCGTCGGACAGCGTCCAGCTGGCCAGCAGCAGCCACAGCCAGGCGCCGGTCAGATGGACCAGGCGGCGGCCGGCGCGCGGCAGCTCGGTCTCGCGCCGGCGCAGCCCGATCCACCAGACGGCGAAGGCGATCGGCCAGGCCAGCCAGCCGCCGTCCTGCAGCGGCGTCTGGCGGCCGCCGGCCGCGGCCAGCAGCGCGATGCCGAGCGCGAGCGGCAGCGCCAGGCCCGGCACGCGCATGTGCGGCCAGCGCAGCGGGGCGGACAGCGCTGTGAGCAGCAGGCCGGCGGCGGCCAGCAGGCCGACGCCGCCGGCCGGCCAGGACCAGGCCGGAGCGAAGGTGAACAGGCTGGCGAAGCCGCCGGCCAGGCCCAGCAGCAAGCCCCACAGCAGCAGCGGCATGGCGGCGAGGCCGCCACGACGGTGGCAGGCGGCGCCGGCCAGCCAGCTCGCGGCGGTCGCCAGCAGCGTGCCGAGCAGGGCGCCGTTGAGCCAGCGATCGGCCCGACGCAGCTCGGCCAAGTCGGCGAGCGCGACCAGGCCGGCCAGGAAGATCAGCAGGTAGCCGGCCCAGCGGGCGAGCCGGCGGTCCTGCCGGCCGCCGACCCAGACCAGCGCGGCGCCTTCGAGCGACCAGCTGGCTGCGGTCCAGTGCGCGCCGCCGGCCAGCGGGACGGCGACGGTGGCGAAGCCGATCGCCAGCGCACAGAACGCCTCGGCCAGCAGCGCCTGGCCCGGCTGCCGCCGGACGAATCGCCAGGCCGCCGCGTAGACCGCCGCCATCGCCGCCGCCGACCATGCCTCGCCGTAGGCGAAGTCGCCGACCAGCGCGGCCTGCAGGCCGAAGCCGAGCAGCGGCACGCCGAACACCAGCGCGGCGTCGACCGGATCGCGCGCGAGGCTGCCCAGGCCGGCCTCGGCCAGCCGGCGGCGGGCGAATACGATGGCGAGCGCGAGGTAGAACAGCCAGAAGCCGAGCAGGAACGGTTCGATGCGGGCGAAATCGGCGGGCTGGTAGCGCAGCACGCCCCAGGCGGCGCCGACGGCGAAGGTGAAGGCGAAGCCGAGCAGGTTGAGCCCGCGCCAGGCGCGCGCATGGGCGACGTAGGCGATGCCGAGGTTGAGCACCGCGTAGTAGCCGAACAGCAGCACCGGATCGCCGTGGCCGGTCGAGGCCAGGATCGGCGCCAGGAAGCCGCCGGCCAGGCCGATCACCGCCAGCGCCTGGGCCGACTGCGCCAGCGCCAGCGCGCCGGAGGCGACCGCCAGGCCGGCCAGCAGCGCGAAGGCGGCGCCGGCCGGCACCAGGCCGTGCAGGCGGAAGGCGGTGAACACGGTGAGAAAGGCGATGCCGAGGCCGCCGCCCTGCAGCGCATGGGCGAAGGCCGGCCGCGCCGCGCGCTGGCGCCAGCCGAAGCCGATGCCGGCGGCGCCGGCGGCCAGCACGCCGAGGTAGCGCAGCTCGAGCGGGAAGCGCACGTACTGCGCCGCGTACTTGAGCAGGAAGGCGGCGCCCATCAGCACCAGCAGCACGCCGATCTTCACGGCCGGGTTGCCGGCCACCAGCCAGCGCGGCAGGCGGTCGGCCAGGTCGGTTGGGTTCGGCGCCGGGGCAGGGGCCGCGGTCGCGGGAGCCGGTGCCGGGACGACGATGGCCGGTTGGCCCGGGGTTGCGGGCTCCGGCTCGGGCAGCGCTGGAGCCGGATCGGTGGCTGGCGGTTCGACGGGAATGGCGGTGGAGATCGCCGCGGGCGGCGCGGCCTCGTGTCCGGCGTCCGCCTGACTCGGCGGCTCGGGCCGAACGGCCGCGGCCATCCGGCCGGCGACTTGCGCGGGATCGGTTCGCGCCGGCTGTTCGCTCCGCCGCATCAGCTCGCGCAGCTGCTTGCTGCGCTCCAGGTCGCGGCCGACCAGCCAGCCCAGCAGCGCGCCGATCAGCCAGCCGCCGTCGTGGCGCCACAAGGCCGCGCCGCAGATCAATCCGATGAAGATGCCCAACCAAGCCATGTCGGTCTTTCTCCGGCGAGCCGGTACGCAGAGGGGCCGCCCGTAGATGGCGGCCAGGATGCGCGCACGGGGCCGCGAACCGGCCGGCCGTCAACCTCCGACGGCCGCCGTGGGCCGGGATGCAACGCCGGCCGCGGTGCGGAGCCTTGCGCGCTGCGGCGATCGCACTTTAAGGCATAGAATCCGCCACTGTCTTTTGCCCGGGCCCGCTCGCCGATGATCCGCTTCCTCACCGCCGCCGATGCGCCGGACTTCCAGGCCCTGCGGCTGGCCGGTCTGCACGAGGCGCCCGGCGCCTTCGCCTCGAGCCACGAGGAGGAGTGCGGGCTGCCCCTGGACCAAGTGGCCGCCCGCTTGGAGCGGACCGCCGAGCACTGCGTGCTGGGCGCCTTCGTCGATGGCCGGCTGGCCGGCATCGTCGGCCTGGCGCGCGAGCCGATGCGCAAGCTGCGCCACAAGGCCTGCCTGTGGGGCATGTACGTGGCGCCGCAATGGCGCGGCCGCGGCATCGGCCGGGCCCTGGTGCTGGCGGCGCTGGAGGCCGGCCGGGCGATGCCGGGGCTGCGCCAGGTGCACCTCGGCGTGCACGCGGAGAACGCGGCCGCGCTGGCGCTGTACCGCGCGCTGGGCTTCGAGACATGGGGCACCGAGCGCGACGCGATGTGCGTCGATGGCCGGTTGCAGGACGAACACTATATGACCCGTCCGCTGGTCGGCGTGGATGAAGGAAAGGCTGTGCCATGAAACTGTTTCTCGCCGAAGACGATGCTGTGCTGGCCGATGCCCTGCTGACCAGCCTGTCGCGGCTGGGCTTCGACACCGAGCACGCCGCCGACGGCCTGGTGGCCGAAAGCCGGCTGCTGGCAGCCGATTTCGATGCGGTGGTGCTGGACATCGGCCTGCCGGGCCAGGATGGCCTGAGCGTGCTGCGCCACGTGCGCGCGCAGAAGCCGACGCTGCCGATCCTGCTGTTGACCGCGCTCGACGGCGTCGACGACCGCGTCGCCGGGCTCGACGCCGGCGCCGACGACTACCTCGCCAAGCCGTTCGAATTCGTCGAGCTCGAGGCGCGCCTGCGTGCCTTGCTGCGGCGCAGCCGGGCGGCCGACGCGCCGCGCGACGAGGCGCGCTTCGGCCGCCTGCGGCTCGACCGCGCCGGTCAGCGCGCCTGGGCCGACGATGCGCCGCTCGACCTGTCGGCGCGCGAGCTGTCGGTGCTCGACGTGCTGCTGAGCAATCCGGACAAGGTGGTGACCAAGGAGCAGATCGCGGCCGAACTCGGCGGCGACGAGCTCGGCGTGAACGCGATCGAGGTCTACGTGCACCGGCTGCGCAAGAAGATCGAGCCGGCCGGCGTGGGCGTGCGGGCCGTGCGCGGCCTCGGTTATCTGCTGGAGCGCCGGGCTGATTAGCGTCTGCGGGTGAATGGGCTGCAGTGCGGGCGCCCGGCAGAGCCGGGCGCTAATCATTTGCGGGGCTCGACCAGCGTCGGCGCTGCCCTGATTCAACCCGACTCCCCCGCCCTCGCCGCCGCGAGGGAGCCTCGCTGACGCTCGTCAGCGAGTCGTTCAGCCTGTCGTTGTCGCTATTGACGTTGCTGTTGCTGTTGCCCTTGCCGTCGCCGTCGCTGCATGGCCAGTCTCGTGCGCTCGTGGTGCAGGGCAAAAGCAGGCCCTTGTTGCCGTGAGGGCCGACCTCTTCTGACCGTCGGTCCATTTTTATATTTATGGCGGCCGATCCATTGTTCTTGCCCGGTGGCGGGGCTATGAAGATAGCTGCGGCCGTCGTTCCTGCGCGGCTCTTTCGCTCACCCAACCCGGGAGTCCCTGCATGAAAGCCATCGCTTTTCCCTGCGCCCTGCTGCTCGCCCTGTCGATGCCGCTGCAGGCGGCCAAGTACGTGGTGTGCGGCGTGGAGTGGGTGCCGTTCACCATTCCCGGCGGCGGCGGTTTCGATCGCGGCGTGACGGTCGAGGTGCATACCGAGGCGTTCAAGCGGATCGGCAGCGAGGTCGAGTTCCGCAACGTGCCGTGGGAGCGCTGCAAGAGCAGCGTGGCCAAGGGGGAATACACCGCGCTCATGGACGGCTCGGCCGACCCGGCCGCAGGCCTGATCGTCGGGCCGGTGCCGAACGCCTTCTATCCGACCGCGATCTTCGTGCGCAAGGATTTCCCCGGCGACACCTTCTCGTGGGAAGCGATGAAGGGCAAGACGGTCGGCACCGTGCGCGGCTACGAATATTCCGAGAAGGTCGAGAAGTTCACCGGCTGGCGCCGCGACGAGGCGACCAACGACGAGCAGTCGATGGACAAGCTCAAGGGCAAGCGCTACGACTATCTGCTGACCGATACCTTCACCGCGATGGCGATGTCCAAGAAGCTCGGCTTCGAGGTGAAGATGCTCAAGCCGGCGCTGAGCTCGCAGGATCTGTTCCTCAACTTCGCCGGCAAGGACAAGGATCTCGCCGAAAAGCACGGTGCCGCGCTGCGCGACATGATCAAGGACGGCACGATGGACCGGATCTACAGGAAGTACCTGCCCTACGGCTACACCGATCTGCAGAAGCAGGTGAGCGCGATCGGCGGCTAGGCGCCGGCCGGGCCGGTTGCGGCGCAATGCCGCGATCGGCCTTTGCTGCAATGCAAAACGGGTCGATTCGCGTATTGCTTACGCCGTGCTTACAATGGTCCGGCCCGCATAGAACAAAGCCATCACGGGCTGGCCAACCCGACACGGAACCTCCCAAGCCATGGCCCATCCCGATTTCCGCAGCCGAGCCTTCCTGCTCGACCACATCCGCCACTCGCTGGCCTTCTACACGCCGCGCGCGCTCGATCCGAGCGGCGGTTTCTTCCATTTCTTCAAGGACGACGGCCGCATCTACGACGCGCACACGCGCCACCTGGTCAGCAGCACGCGCTTCGTCTTCGTCTACGCCATGGCCTGGCGCCAATTCGGCGAGCCGGCCAGCCTCGAGGCCGCCCGCCACGGCCTGCGCTTCCTGCGCGAGGCGCATCGCGATCCGGTCCGCGGCGGCTATGCCTGGCAACTGCGCTGGCAGGACGGCCGCGCCACGGTCGAGGACGCCACCAACCACTGCTACGGCCTGGCCTTCGTGCTGCTGGCCTACGCCCACGGCCTGATGGCCGGCATCGAGGAAGCGCGCGGCTGGCTGGACGAGACCTGGGCGCTGATGGAAGCGCGCTTCTGGGAGCCGGCCCATGGCCTCTATGCCGACGAGGCCGACGCCGACTGGAAGGTCGGCCCCTATCGCGGCCAGAACGCCAATATGCACGCCTGCGAGGCGATGCTGGCCGCCTTCGAGGCGACCGGCGAGGCGCGCTACCTCGACCGGGCCGAGACGCTGGCGCGCAACGTCACCGAGCGGCAGGCGGCACTGGCCGGCGGGCTGGTGTGGGAGCACTACCACGCCGACTGGTCGCTCGATCCGGACTACAACCGCGACGACAAGACCAATATCTTCCGGCCCTGGGGCTTCCAGCCCGGCCATCTCGCCGAATGGTCCAAGCTCTTGCTGATCCTCGAGCGGCACCGGCCGCAGCCTTGGCTGCTGCCGCGCGCCGAGGCGCTGTTCGCGGCGGCGGTCGAGCATGCATGGGACGTCGAGCACGGCGGCCTGCACTACGGCTTCGCGCCCGATGCCAGCATCTGCGACGGCGACAAGTATTTCTGGGTGCAGGCCGAGAGCCTGGCCGCCGCCGCCCTGTTGGCGGCGCGCACCGGCGACGAGCAGTACTGGGGCTGGTACGAGCAGCTGTGGGACTACAGCTGGGTCCATTTCGTCGACCACCGCCACGGCGCCTGGTACCGCATCCTCGGCCCGCAGAACCAGAAGCTGACCGATGAGAAGAGCCCGGCCGGCAAGACCGACTACCACACCATGGGCGCCTGCTACGAAGTGCTCAACGTGGTGAAGGAGTAGCGCGCAATGCTGATCGATCCCATCCCGGCGCCGGAGCGGATGGTCCGTCCGGCCGAACCGGCGGCGCTGCCAGAATTCGTCTCCCTCGGCGAGGCGCTGACCGACCTGATCCGCAGCGGCGACGACAGCTGGCGCAGCCTGGTCGGCGGCGCGACCTGGAACGTCGCGCGCGTGCTGGCCCGGCTCGGTGTGCCGAGCGCCTTCGCCGGCGCGGTGAGCCGCGACTGCTTCGGCGATGCGCTGTGGGCCGCCAACGGCGAAGCCGGGCTCGATCCGCGCTTCATGCAGCGCCACGACCGTTCGCCGCTGCTGGCGGTGGTGCACCAGACGCGGCCGCCGCGCTATTTCTTCGTCGGCGACGATTCGGCCGACCTGCATTTCGATCCGGCGACGCTGCCGCTGGGCTGGCAGCAGGCGGCGCGCTGGGCTCATTTCGGCGGCATCAGCCTGGCCCGCGAGCCGCTGGCCGGCCGGCTGGTCGAGCTGGCGACCGAGCTGCGCGCGGCCGGCGTGCGCATCAGCTACGATCCGAATTTCCGCGCCTGCATGGATGCGCGCTACGACGCCACCTTCCGCCGCATGGCGCAACTGGCCGACGTGATCAAAGTGTCGGACGAGGACCTGTGCGGCCTGTTCCGCCACGACGACACCGAGGCCGGGCTGGCCACGCTGCGCGGCTGGAACCCGTCGGCCAGCGTGCTCTATACCCGCGGCGCCGAGGGCGCCAGCTTTCACCTCGACCGCCATTGCTGGTCGTGCCGACCGCCGGCGATCGAAGTGGTCGACACCGTCGGCGCCGGCGACGCCAGCATCGGCGGGCTGATCTACAGCCTGATGCGCCGGCCCGATGCGGCACCGGCCGAACACCTGCGGTTCGCGGTGGCCGCCGGCGCCGCCGCCTGTCTCGCCGCCGGCGCCACGCCGCCCTCGCTGCCGGCGGTGACGCGGCTGGCGGCGGCGACGGTAGCCGGGGAGGATTGAGCCGCGGCTGCAGGAATGCCGAAGGCCGCCTGATGGGCGGCCTTCGGCATTTCGGCGGCAGAGCCGGCTTACGGTGTTGATGTCATGTAGGCGCGGCTTTAGCCGCGAACCGGTCGATGACCCACCAAGCCCCATTCGCGGCTGAAGCCGCTCCTACAGGCTGCTGTTGCCGATAAAGCTCAGGCGAACACATCCGCCTCGCCCAGCGCCTTGCCCTGCTGATCCTTGCCCGACAGCTGCGGCACGCCGTCGAATTCCCAGTCGATCGCCAGCGTCGGATCGTTCCAGGCGACGCAGCGCTCATGCTCGGGCGCGTAGTAGTCGGTGGTCTTGTAGAGGAATTCGGCCGTCTCGCTGAGCACCACGAAGCCGTGCGCGAAGCCGGCCGGCACCCACAGCTGGCGCCGGTTCTCGGCGGACAGCCGCACGCTCACCCAGCGGCCGAAGGTCGGCGAGGACTTGCGCAGGTCGACCGCGACGTCGAGCACTTCGCCGGCCGCCACCCGCACCAGCTTGCCCTGCGGCTGCTGGATCTGATAGTGCAGGCCGCGCAGCACGCCGCGCGCCGATTTCGAATGGTTGTCCTGCACGAACTCGACCTCGGCGCCGGTCAGCTCGCGGAACAGCCGTGCGTTGAAGCTCTCGTAGAAGAAGCCGCGCGCGTCGCCCCAGACCTTGGGCTCGAGGATGACGACGTCGGGAATGGCGGTCGGAATGGCTTGCATGGCAACGATCTCTAGTGCGGACAGCCGCGCACGATAGCAGAACCCTTCTGCGTGCACACCGACGCCCGTACCGGCGGGCCGGCTAGAATGCCGGCCATGCAGACCGACTTCTCCCTTCTCGCCGAACTCGAACACGGCTTGGCCGAACTCGACGACCGGCAACTGCGCCGCCGCCGCCGGGTGGTCGATTCGCCGCAGGGGCCGCATGTCGAGGTCGACGGCCGCCCTTATCTCAATTTCTGCGGCAACGACTACCTGGGCCTGGCCGCCGATCCGCGCCTCAAGGCCGCCGCGGTGGCCGCCATCGACCGCTACGGCGTCGGCAGCGGCGCCTCCCACCTGGTTTGCGGCCACCAGTCGCCGCACCAGGCGCTCGAGGATCGCTTCGCCGCCTTCGTCGGCCGGCCG is a genomic window of Chitinimonas koreensis containing:
- a CDS encoding AGE family epimerase/isomerase, producing the protein MAHPDFRSRAFLLDHIRHSLAFYTPRALDPSGGFFHFFKDDGRIYDAHTRHLVSSTRFVFVYAMAWRQFGEPASLEAARHGLRFLREAHRDPVRGGYAWQLRWQDGRATVEDATNHCYGLAFVLLAYAHGLMAGIEEARGWLDETWALMEARFWEPAHGLYADEADADWKVGPYRGQNANMHACEAMLAAFEATGEARYLDRAETLARNVTERQAALAGGLVWEHYHADWSLDPDYNRDDKTNIFRPWGFQPGHLAEWSKLLLILERHRPQPWLLPRAEALFAAAVEHAWDVEHGGLHYGFAPDASICDGDKYFWVQAESLAAAALLAARTGDEQYWGWYEQLWDYSWVHFVDHRHGAWYRILGPQNQKLTDEKSPAGKTDYHTMGACYEVLNVVKE
- a CDS encoding carbohydrate kinase family protein; protein product: MLIDPIPAPERMVRPAEPAALPEFVSLGEALTDLIRSGDDSWRSLVGGATWNVARVLARLGVPSAFAGAVSRDCFGDALWAANGEAGLDPRFMQRHDRSPLLAVVHQTRPPRYFFVGDDSADLHFDPATLPLGWQQAARWAHFGGISLAREPLAGRLVELATELRAAGVRISYDPNFRACMDARYDATFRRMAQLADVIKVSDEDLCGLFRHDDTEAGLATLRGWNPSASVLYTRGAEGASFHLDRHCWSCRPPAIEVVDTVGAGDASIGGLIYSLMRRPDAAPAEHLRFAVAAGAAACLAAGATPPSLPAVTRLAAATVAGED
- the rfbC gene encoding dTDP-4-dehydrorhamnose 3,5-epimerase, which gives rise to MQAIPTAIPDVVILEPKVWGDARGFFYESFNARLFRELTGAEVEFVQDNHSKSARGVLRGLHYQIQQPQGKLVRVAAGEVLDVAVDLRKSSPTFGRWVSVRLSAENRRQLWVPAGFAHGFVVLSETAEFLYKTTDYYAPEHERCVAWNDPTLAIDWEFDGVPQLSGKDQQGKALGEADVFA